In one Hymenobacter sp. DG25B genomic region, the following are encoded:
- a CDS encoding DUF4199 domain-containing protein — protein MENTATTVTPASVGIRYGVLTGLVSIIYSFILLVAHQEGNTPLGLLAFVIWIGGIWMAHKYFKANNEGFMSYGQGLTIGIVLSLVSGIMGAIFRYIYMEFIDPAAMQRGMDLARTKLEAQGNLSDEQIDQAVAMSQKFSGGPMGLAIAIVSAVVIGLILSLIISAITKNTRPEFE, from the coding sequence ATGGAAAACACTGCTACTACCGTTACCCCTGCTTCCGTTGGTATTCGCTATGGCGTATTAACGGGCCTGGTGTCCATCATCTACTCCTTCATTCTGCTGGTTGCCCATCAGGAAGGAAACACGCCACTGGGGCTTCTGGCCTTTGTAATTTGGATTGGTGGTATCTGGATGGCGCATAAGTATTTCAAAGCCAACAACGAAGGCTTTATGTCCTACGGCCAGGGCCTGACCATTGGCATAGTTCTCTCGCTGGTATCTGGCATAATGGGCGCTATTTTCCGCTACATCTACATGGAGTTTATTGACCCCGCTGCTATGCAGCGCGGCATGGACTTAGCCCGCACCAAGCTAGAAGCACAAGGCAACCTGAGCGACGAGCAGATCGATCAAGCCGTTGCCATGTCGCAGAAATTCAGCGGTGGCCCCATGGGATTGGCCATAGCCATTGTGAGTGCCGTGGTTATTGGGCTGATTCTTTCCCTGATTATTTCTGCCATCACTAAAAATACCCGTCCCGAGTTTGAGTAA
- a CDS encoding DUF4199 domain-containing protein: protein MSTTLSFSQRILRTALLFGVGVGLLSLLWLLYLYVAGHNPYGPKRLMSTVLLPFAAVLCQWYVRRYFQPNGPGLVRAVLTGIITVVLASGISAVGLYGFARSAGPELIEKNGAEMRAILQAGKGIYLKQRDGARRFALEEKALQHNPQPSELALDEFYKKLILGVLFVLPGAVFFRK from the coding sequence CTTTTTCCCAGCGCATTCTGCGTACCGCCCTGCTTTTTGGCGTAGGCGTAGGGTTGCTGTCTCTGCTTTGGTTGTTATATCTGTATGTAGCCGGGCATAATCCGTACGGGCCTAAACGGCTGATGTCTACGGTGTTGCTGCCTTTTGCCGCCGTACTGTGCCAGTGGTATGTGCGGCGTTATTTCCAGCCTAACGGCCCTGGGCTGGTGCGGGCGGTTTTAACGGGTATTATAACCGTAGTATTAGCATCTGGTATTTCCGCAGTAGGGCTGTATGGTTTCGCCCGCTCAGCCGGGCCGGAGTTGATTGAAAAAAATGGGGCTGAAATGCGCGCTATTTTGCAAGCCGGGAAGGGTATTTATCTAAAGCAGCGGGATGGTGCCAGGCGCTTTGCCTTGGAAGAAAAAGCTTTGCAGCATAACCCCCAGCCCAGTGAGCTGGCCCTGGATGAGTTTTACAAAAAGTTGATATTAGGAGTATTGTTTGTATTGCCGGGAGCCGTTTTCTTCCGGAAATAA